GAAGAATTAGTCAATTCTTTAAAAAAGGATATGGATGAAGAACTAGAAAATGCCATACAAAATGTTGATCTTGAAGGAGATGAAATTCTCAACCTATTAAACAAGAATCTCCCTCCAAAGATTAATAAAATATTTGATGAAATTATAAATGAAAGGAAGAAAATCATCAGAGAAAAAACAGGATTTGATTTTGATCCGTATCTCAGAAAATATCCTATTGAAATTGACGACAGCGAAATCCAAAGAATCCAACTGGAACAGTCATCCAAAAAAGAAAATGATATTTTTGATGTTAAAAAAAGTGCTGCCATTGAATTGAACTCCATAAAAGAACAGGCAATCAAAGAAGTTGAAGAAGTAATTAAATTTGACTATGAATTTAGCTTAGGCAGCTTTGCATATGAATATGATTTAAATGCACCTGAATTTGGCGATGAAATAAATTTAAAAGAGGCACTGCATCTGGAACTGGCCCTTAGAAAAGATGATAAAAACACACAGACAATTGATTACAAACTTACAAATGACGAAAACATAGCCCTGCTTACCGGGGCAAACAGCGGAGGTAAAACAACCCTTCTTGAAACACTAACCCAAATTTCCATAATGGCGCAAATGGGGCTTCCTGTAAGTGCCGGTGAAGCCAAAATCAAATTGTTTGATGAAATATATCATTTTTCAAAGAAAAGATCACTGGATGCCGGAGCTTTTGAATCTTTTTTAAATGTATTTATTCCAATTGTAACAACAGACAGCGAAAAATTAGTATTGCTTGACGAACTTGAAGGAATAACAGAACTGGAAGCTGCAGTTAAAATTATTTCAACATTTATAGATATGATTAAAGAATCCAATTCCTACGGAATAATTGTAACACATATGGCCAGGGAACTGATGAATTACACAGATATTCGTGTAGACGGTATTGAAGCAAAAGGATTAGATGAAAATTATAATCTGATAGTGGACAGAACTCCGAAAATGAATTTCCTTGCAAAAAGTACTCCTGAACTTATCTTAAAAAGGATTTATGAAAAATCAGACGATAATCTAAAACAGGTATATGCAAGAATCCTGGAGAAATTTTAAGATATTAATATATAGAAGTTTTAACTAATTACAAAAATATGAAAATAATTTCCAACACAAAAAATGATTCTATAAAAAGGGTAGAAGAAATATATAAAGTTCTTAAAAAAAATGATTTCGGTTACCTTATCGAAGAAAATACCTTCTTTAAGAATTTTCCTTTTTTAAAAGATACTAAAAGAGGCAAATATAAAGAATTACCTGATGAATCTATTCCAAAAAGAATAAAAGATGTGCTGGAAGAATTAGGACCAACATATATTAAATTAGGTCAGATGTTAAGTACCAGACCTGATTTAATTGGAGTGGAAATAGCAAAGGAACTGGAATCCTTAAGAGACAACACTCCCACCACACCATTTAATGAAATAAAAGAAGTTATTGAAAAAGAACTTGGAAAGCCAATAAATGAAATCTACAAAGAAATTGACGAAAAGCCTTTAGGTTCAGCTTCAATCGGGCAGGTCCATAAAGGAATACTTCTTGAAAACAACAAAGAAGTAGCCATTAAAGTTCAAAAACCTCATGTTCGTGAAACTATTGAATCAGATTTAAAGATTATGAAATTTTTATCTGATAAAATCGGAAAATACATAAACCAGACTAAAGTTTATAATATTCCATCTATTTTAACAGAATTTGAACGCTCAATATTCAAAGAAATTGATTACCATGAAGAACTAATCAATATGAAAAATTTGGCGCATAATTTCAGAGCCGTGCACTACATCCATATACCTGCTGCTTATTCGGAGTACTGCAGTGAAAAAATCATTACAATGGAATTAATAAAAGGAAAAGAAGTTTCTGAAGTAATGGTTCACGATTATCCGGAATATAATAAAAAATTAATTGCTAAAAGAGGAGTGAAATCTTATTTTAAACAAATAATGATTGACGGATTTTTCCATGCCGACCCCCATCCTGGAAATATGATGATAATGGAAAACAATGTCTTATGTTACATTGATGAAGGAATGATGGGTATTTTAGATGATGATTTCAGAGAAGAACTTGCAGAGTTAATATTATTGCTATTAAGCAGAAATGTAGACAATATTATCAACCAGCTAATTTACATGGACATATTAACACCTGCACAAAACACTCCTGAATTAAAAGCCGATGTAAATGACATAATGAACAAATATTACGGTGCAGACCTGAAAGACATGCACGGAGGAGTACAGCAACTTCTAAAGGTAATGATTAAACATAACATCCAATTACCAAGAGAATTTGTAATGATTGGGCGTGGAATGGCTTTAATTGAAGATACAGGAATGAAATTGGACCCTGAATTTAATGCCATGACTGAACTGAAAAAATTATCCAGAAAAATAATGTTTCAAAAATACAGCCCTAACAGATTAGCAAAAGTAAGCTCCAATTACATGCTGCAAATAGAACACTTAGCTAAAGATTTGCCAACAACACTTAACAATATGCTTTCAAAACTTGAAGAAGGTAATTTAAGCGTGAAACTTAAGCACGAATCAATCAGTGAAATCATGAACCAGCTGTCAATTTCACTTATTTTATCTGCACTAATTATCGGGTCATCACTGGCCATCATTTCAGATAAGGGACCTAAACTATTTGATGTTTCAATATTGGGACTGATAGGATTTGTATTCAGTGCAGCTTTAGGAATCTATTTAGTAATTCAATTTATGTTAAAAGAGAAATAACTGAAATTAAAAAAATATTTGTTAATTAACTCGTAACCAATAAAGAAATACATAAACTAAAAATGATTTTATCAAAACTAAAACCTTTGAAACTGTGACTGTGTGAAAAAAAAGGATAGTAAAAAAAGTTAAAAAGTCTTAAAAAAATTTAATTAATAATTTGAATATTTTGAATTACAGAGAATATCAATGGCATTATACCCAATATAATTACTTACTGTACTTCTTCAACTGTTTTTACTTTAATTCAATGAATAAAATTTAAGTGGAATCATTATTCAAATGTTCTTTAACCATTTTTACATAATTTTCATAATTTTCTTCAGATAATTTTTCATCAATTGATAGTATATTTCCAGAAGTTAAATCTATATACACTTCATAATTCAATATTTTAAGAATTATTCTATTCAATAATGTTCTATATGCATCAGTTAAATACATTAACTTAAATAAACCTTCATCATCTAATAAATGGCCATGTGCAGGTTTATTTCTATAGAATCTTGCATCTTTTTCAACATCCCCAGTTTCCAATTCTAATTCTTCTAGGAAAAAATCAACTTTTTGTTTACCACTTGCTTGAAATGCATTTTCAATTTTTATAAAAACTTTGGGATAATCTTTAAATGAATTTTTAAGATTATCAACATATTCTTCGATTAATTCATCAAATTTTTTCTTTTCTATTAATTCACCATTACTCTTTGATTTTGATGATTTAAACCAAATTTCAGATAATTTATCTAAACAAGCTCCAATCATGACAATTTCTGCTTCAACAGGCACAATCATTGATAATAATAATTGATGAATCACATATGATAAATCTATTTTATCTTCATTTAAATAATTGTTAATAATATAACAAATTCTCTTCTCCACTATAGGTAATGGAAAACCCTCATAAAAATCAATACAACTCCGATCACTTTTTTTACAAATTTGTTTTAAATCAATTTGAATAGGAATCAGTGGGGATTGACATGAATCATTAATTATATTCCAATCTTTGTCATAATGTGTTTCACCTATTTTAATTAAAAACCTTCCCAATAAAAATGAGATTATTTCAACAATTTTTTTCCTAATATCTTGCGGGGGAATGTTTAACTCTTTTTGATATTCAATTCCTAAATTTTTAGACCAATCCGGACCAAACTTTTGAGGAACTTCCTGTAATAAAATAGAATAGTCATTCAATTCTAAAAATAAGGAATCTAAAATAGAATCTGGCATTGATTCCTCTAAAATATTTAATTCAGAATTTTTAGAAATATCTCTTGTTTTAATAAACTCTTTTTTTATATTGAAACTAGTGCCTCTTTTAAAAATAAGACTATCCTGTGTGCTATTAAGATACCATTCTTTAATAAAATATTCTTCATTATCAGAATATTTATTAATGTTTCTTTCAACATTTTGAACTTTAAAAACAACATTATATTCATTTTGAGGATAAGTCATAGTATCTTTAATTATATGGCATGAAAAAAGATTATATGTATGAAATTTTGTTTTAATATGTATATCTACTGGTTGATTAAGCTTTTTTATTTCTTCAGAGTCATGTTGGTTTACTTTACCTATGATACCCAATAAGATTTCATATTTTTCGTTTCTTTTTAAATAGATTTTGGTGACTTCAAACAAATCCAAATTTGTTTCTTCAATAAAACTGATTTCTTTTTCTTCTTGAAGGAATTCCCATTCTATTTTTGACAAATATTTCATTTTTCCACCTTAACTCCTATTCTAAAACAAATAATAACTATCCTTGATTGAAAATTCAAATTAGATATGTTTAATTAAAAGTATTTTGTAAATAATATTATTAAATTTTTATTTATTTTTCTATATCTATTTCTCAAAATATTGTTATAATTAAATGGAGTCTGTAAAATTTTATAGGTGTATTTGATTTTTATGTGTTTTTCTGTCCAATTTTCCATTTGGTAGTCTAAAAATGTTAGAATTCCGTTTTTAGTTTTGTATATTTTCTTTATTTTTTCTGGGTTGGTTTGTCTGTAGTAATTTTCGATTTTGTTCGATGTTTTTTCAATATTTTCATCATCTAAGTGTTGTACGTATCTGTAAAAGTGATTAATGATATGTTTTCTTATAAAATCTTTTAATACTACTGGTATGGCCATGTAATTTTGTAAATATTGTTTGAATTGCCCTATTGCTTCTTTTGTTGAATTTTGTCTGAAACAGTTTTTTAATTCTTGCGCATTTTCATAGATATGTTCTCTTTGTTTTTTGTTAATCTTGTTTCTTCTGCAGTAGCCTTTTAATTTGTAATTTATTGTTTGAAATAAATGAAATATGCATAATTGATGATTTACACCCATTTCATCGACTACATTGCGATAAATTGGAAATAAATCTGTTGTTAAGCAAATAAATGGTTTATTTTTCGTTGAATCTAAGATAAATTTTTTAGTATTTTTTAGTATTCTGCGACGTACTATTCGTTCTGAGACTGGAACATTAAGTATAGCATCAAATAATGTTAATCTGTAATGTTTGACTCCATTAAGTCTTAAAAATTGCTCATCATATACATAATAGCCAGAATATTCAAATTCTTCGTTGTTGATTGTTTCCTTGTGATTTTTATTGGACCAATTCTTGATTGTTTGATGAGATACACGGATTCCAAGGAATATTTCAAAGTATTTACTTATTTTACGAAGTGATTGATATCCAATTTTTATTATTCCAGGTATTTTATCCATTATTTCTTGTAAAAATTGTTTATTTTTTCCAATTAATGGATTATTGTATATTCCGAATTTTTTTTTCCACATTTTTTGCATTGATATTGCTGTTCTTTGAATTCTGTAGTTTTTCCATTGATATTTTGTTTGTTTTTTGTTATTGTGCCTTTTTTGATAATTTTATGAGCTCCACAAACTTGACAAATTGGATTAACATATGAAAATATATTATTTTCGTCTAAAAATAGTTTTTGATTAGTATTTTCAATATTTGGGCTTTTATTAAGCCTTTCTGAAATGATTTTTTCATAATCAATTTTTTTCTTCAGAAAAATCAAAAAGTTTAAGTTGTATGAAGTTTAAATTACCATTGGGGGCAAATTTGTTTTGTTTGGTCATAAAACATTATTTGTCCTCACTTATTTAAGTAATTTACTATTTTTAAATCAATATTTTCTAAATTAAAGCAAAATTAGAACGAATTTTTCATCAAGGTGAAGTTTCAACTGTAAAAAAAAATTAATTTGAAAAAAGCCTATAAAATTTTACAGACTCAAAAAAAGAAGATTATACAGATTAACTGAAAAAGGAAATGAATTATTTAAAAATTTAGATTAATAATTAATTCCACTTTCTATAATCATTAATTTAACATACAGGTCTTCTCGGAGTTTTAAAATCCTATTGAATCTTTCATTTTCAATATAATTTATCTTTTCGTTTGGTTTAAACTGGTCACTTTCTAAAATGTCTTGACTAAGTTTGGATATGAACTCTTCTATATGAACAAGGTTTCCCCAACCATTTAATTCATATATGGAATATGCTTCATCATAAGTAAGTTTCTCGGGAAGAGTTTCATCAATTCTTTTAAAGTCACATTCCAGTTTCTCATCAGTGTAATTTTTAGATGATATGCATTTAATAATACGGCCTACTGCAAAATGAGGATTTGATAAATAAACACATTTGTCATATACCAATGCCTTTTCACCATTCCAGTCAACAGTAACGGAGTTGTCTTTTTCAATATCAAATGGTATGGTTTCTTTTTTTAATTTTTCCGAACATAATGGGCAGAAATTATATTCTTTGTCAAATTCTTCACCACAATTTTCACATATGCTTTTACCCAGATTATTTAAAGAATCTATAAGTCCATCTAAATTATATTGATACATATCATTTTTTAAAACTTTGCCACAGTTCGGACAGAAAAGAAAATCAGGTTTATCACAATATTCAAAATTTAAATCACAGTCTTCACAGTACCAGTTTTCATCCACGGCAGGAAAATCCATATTTTATCACCATACTCACTATCTTATTTATTCCCTTATTAAAGTTTCTTATAGGTATTTTATATTTTGTGTATATAACCTATTTAATAACAATGTATAATTATGATGATGAATATATTATAAACTGTTTGGGATAACCAAAGTTTGATGAAATATCTATGGATGTGATTAAATATGGGGATTTGTCCGAATTGTGGAAGTTGGGTTGATGAAGGAGACATATGTCATGGCTGTGGTGCCAGTGGTAGTTACATTACTTCAGAAGATGAAGATGAAACATATAATCCTCCTGTTGAAAGCAGGGCAGACAGATTAGGTAAACAAGCATGGGATTTATATCTTGATGAAAACTATGATGATGCAATTTACAAAATCAATCAGGCATTAGATTTTGATGATAGACATGCTGAAAACTGGAATAAGAAAGCTATTATTCTTGAAGGCTTGAAAATGTATGCAACATCAGAAAATTGCTACAATAAATCACTGGAATTATCCAAAAGAAATATGGTTTATGACAACAAGGCAAGAATGTTATTTAGATGGGCACATAAATTACTTGAAGAGTCAAAAGATATTCCCGACGGATCCAATAAACTTGAAGAAGCAAAACAAAAATGCATTAAAGCAATGAAAGCACTTCCCGGAGAAAATAGTGAAGAAGATATTAATCAATATCTACGATTATGGGACTCAATAAATTTCTATATTGGCTATGAAAGAAAATTCAAAAGAAACATTGAAACATTAAAAAAATATGATAAATCAGAACTATTTACAATAACTGGAATAAACTATTATAAAAATGATGTGCAATTTAATCCAGGTTTACCTTTGAAACTTGTCAAGGAACCTGATAATGAATTTGATAAGGATGCAATTGCAGTATATGTTGAAGATAAAAAAATAGGGTATGTTGCAAACAGTGATTATACTAAATATAAATTAACTTCATCTGCATCAGAACTGCAGAATAAAATTCCAGATACTGCTAAAGGAAGCTATTTATTTTATTTAGAAAGATATGTGAAAATACAGTTTCCTATTGGAAGAATAATTAAATGAACTGGAAATAAAATTAATATTTTGAATGAAAATTTAGTCCATTAGATTAAACGTGTTTGTCCTTTTTTTTGAGATTTTTTTCCAGTTATCAATACTTTTTTAATATTCTTTGCAATTTTTTGCATTATTATAGTTGGAACAGCTTCCCCAATACATTCTCTTATATTTGCTTCATTTTCCTTTAAAAATTGTTGTTTTTCTTCTAATGGTAAATTATTTAATTCTTCTTCACTTATTTCAGACCATTTAAAATTATTAGGAATATTCATTAATAATAATAATTCATGTATTGAAAATGCTCTATCATCAACTGGATGGACTGTATTTTGACTCGCTAGATTAGCCATATAAGTATGCACACAAGGACCAACTTTATCCCAACATTGTCTTGTATATTTATCACCATGTTTGTTATTATGAACAACAATTTCTCCATCAACAATTTTATGGGGTCTTTTATTAATGTCTTCATTATCAAATGCAGATTCACCTTCGGAAATATCATGAATCCATGCTCTCATATCTTCTCTATAGGGCTTAAAATGATGATATATGTCAGAAGGATCAATTTCTCCCATTTCATTCAGACTAGATAAATTACCAATGACTTCAATAAGAGTTTTGGGTTCTTCTTTATCTGGAAATAAATCTAAAGGATGTACTTTATCAATTAAATCTCTTCTAACACCAATTGTAACTGAACGGGTACGACTGCTGTTCGCTCCATAATCCTTGAAATTTATTATTTGATTTTCATGAGTCTGTAAAATTTTATAGGCTTTTTTCAAATTAATTTTTTTTACAATTGAAACTTCACCTCGATGAAAATTCGTTCTAATTTTGCTTTAATTTAAAAAATATTGATTTAAAAATAGTAAATTACTTAAATAAGTGAGAACAAATAATGTTTTATGACCAAACAAAACAAATTTGTCCTCAATAGTAATTTAACCTTCATACAACTTAAACTTTTTGATTTTTCTGAAGAAAAAATTGATCATGAAAAAATCATTTCAGAAAGGCTTAACAAAAGCCCAAATATTGAAAATACTAATCAAAAACTATTTTTAGACGAAAATAATATATTTTCACATGTTAATCCAATTTGTCCAGTTTGTGGAGCTCATAAAATTATCAAAAAAGGCACAATAACAAAAAACAAACAAAATATCAATGGAAAAACTACAGAATTCAAAGAACAGCAATATTAATGCAAAAAATGTGGAAAAAAATTCGGAATATACAATAATCCATTAATTGGAAAAAATAAACAATTTTTACAAGAAATAATGGATAAAATACCTGAAATAATGAAAATTAGATATCAATCACTTCGTAAAATAAGTAAATACTTTGAAATATTCCTTGGAATCCGTGTATCTCATCAAACAATCAAGAATTGGTCCAATAAAAATCACAAGGAAACAATCAACAACGAAGAATTTGAATATTCTGGCTATTATGTATATGATGAGCAATTTTTAAGACTTAATGGAGTCAGACATTACAGATTAACATTATTTGATACTATACTTAATGTTCCAATCTTAGAACGAATAGTATGTCGCAGAATACTAAAAAATACTAAAAAATTTATCTTAGATTCAACGAAAAATAAACCATTTATTTGCTTAACAACAGATTTATTTCCAATGTATAGCAATTTAGCCGATGAAATAGGAGTAAATCATCAATTATGCACATTACATTTATTTTAAACAATAAATCACAAATTAAAAGTCTACTGCAGAAGAAACAAGATTAACACAAAACAAAGAGAACATATCTATGAAAATACGTAAGAATTAAAAAACTGTTTCAGACAAAACTCAACAAAAGAAGCAATAGGACAATTTAAACAATACTTACAAAATTACATGGCCATACC
This genomic stretch from Methanobrevibacter smithii ATCC 35061 harbors:
- a CDS encoding zinc ribbon domain-containing protein translates to MDFPAVDENWYCEDCDLNFEYCDKPDFLFCPNCGKVLKNDMYQYNLDGLIDSLNNLGKSICENCGEEFDKEYNFCPLCSEKLKKETIPFDIEKDNSVTVDWNGEKALVYDKCVYLSNPHFAVGRIIKCISSKNYTDEKLECDFKRIDETLPEKLTYDEAYSIYELNGWGNLVHIEEFISKLSQDILESDQFKPNEKINYIENERFNRILKLREDLYVKLMIIESGINY
- a CDS encoding HIRAN domain-containing protein, with amino-acid sequence MGICPNCGSWVDEGDICHGCGASGSYITSEDEDETYNPPVESRADRLGKQAWDLYLDENYDDAIYKINQALDFDDRHAENWNKKAIILEGLKMYATSENCYNKSLELSKRNMVYDNKARMLFRWAHKLLEESKDIPDGSNKLEEAKQKCIKAMKALPGENSEEDINQYLRLWDSINFYIGYERKFKRNIETLKKYDKSELFTITGINYYKNDVQFNPGLPLKLVKEPDNEFDKDAIAVYVEDKKIGYVANSDYTKYKLTSSASELQNKIPDTAKGSYLFYLERYVKIQFPIGRIIK
- a CDS encoding ABC1 kinase family protein — its product is MKIISNTKNDSIKRVEEIYKVLKKNDFGYLIEENTFFKNFPFLKDTKRGKYKELPDESIPKRIKDVLEELGPTYIKLGQMLSTRPDLIGVEIAKELESLRDNTPTTPFNEIKEVIEKELGKPINEIYKEIDEKPLGSASIGQVHKGILLENNKEVAIKVQKPHVRETIESDLKIMKFLSDKIGKYINQTKVYNIPSILTEFERSIFKEIDYHEELINMKNLAHNFRAVHYIHIPAAYSEYCSEKIITMELIKGKEVSEVMVHDYPEYNKKLIAKRGVKSYFKQIMIDGFFHADPHPGNMMIMENNVLCYIDEGMMGILDDDFREELAELILLLLSRNVDNIINQLIYMDILTPAQNTPELKADVNDIMNKYYGADLKDMHGGVQQLLKVMIKHNIQLPREFVMIGRGMALIEDTGMKLDPEFNAMTELKKLSRKIMFQKYSPNRLAKVSSNYMLQIEHLAKDLPTTLNNMLSKLEEGNLSVKLKHESISEIMNQLSISLILSALIIGSSLAIISDKGPKLFDVSILGLIGFVFSAALGIYLVIQFMLKEK
- a CDS encoding DNA cytosine methyltransferase, producing the protein MKKAYKILQTHENQIINFKDYGANSSRTRSVTIGVRRDLIDKVHPLDLFPDKEEPKTLIEVIGNLSSLNEMGEIDPSDIYHHFKPYREDMRAWIHDISEGESAFDNEDINKRPHKIVDGEIVVHNNKHGDKYTRQCWDKVGPCVHTYMANLASQNTVHPVDDRAFSIHELLLLMNIPNNFKWSEISEEELNNLPLEEKQQFLKENEANIRECIGEAVPTIIMQKIAKNIKKVLITGKKSQKKGQTRLI
- a CDS encoding MutS-related protein — its product is MYRKKGLVKMQGEKVTLQNIKGIGDKISEKILNSVGGEENLQKIVENVDVEKIANIDGISQRKAIEIMNQLLNNPTYEFIKSDRAMEIYEDIINKILAYSNTSYSKNRILLLSPSKDIEKIEKQISFVMDAKKQVSQLPIIKLRGLMKNLKEVENPKAEYDASKVILVETEEDNSYLTDLGLNQYYPIITATDSPLLQEELMNYDLIFYVYSQGILDFEGMPNLVMINIEENDYEIVPEKIINFFTHNQDLFNRVYEIQKIRGRETILGEIIPIIDELNVIDKREVDIEELVNSLKKDMDEELENAIQNVDLEGDEILNLLNKNLPPKINKIFDEIINERKKIIREKTGFDFDPYLRKYPIEIDDSEIQRIQLEQSSKKENDIFDVKKSAAIELNSIKEQAIKEVEEVIKFDYEFSLGSFAYEYDLNAPEFGDEINLKEALHLELALRKDDKNTQTIDYKLTNDENIALLTGANSGGKTTLLETLTQISIMAQMGLPVSAGEAKIKLFDEIYHFSKKRSLDAGAFESFLNVFIPIVTTDSEKLVLLDELEGITELEAAVKIISTFIDMIKESNSYGIIVTHMARELMNYTDIRVDGIEAKGLDENYNLIVDRTPKMNFLAKSTPELILKRIYEKSDDNLKQVYARILEKF